GCAAACCAGTTGGCAGGAGACCTACTATATGGACAGGCCGTCAATGCACCCGAGATCAAACGTAAAAACCTACTGAAGTCCGCCCTCTCTTTCTATACGAAAGGAGCATCGGTACACGAACCATACTATTTAAACTGGTATATGATAGGTGTTATACAGCTACAATTGACCGAATACAAGATGGCCATGGAGGCATTTAAGCGAGCCGAAAACTCACCTTACGTTGATCAAAGCATCTACCTACAAATGGCTATATGTGCTTCATTCCTTAATGATCTGGAAACAGCTGAGATGTATTACTTACGAGCTGTTAACCACCCCGAAACCAAACTCAAGGCCTACCTCAATCTTGTGTACATCTACCTGCGAACAGATCAGCTCTCTCTGGCTCTAAGTACTAACCAAAAAGCTCTTGATGACTATCCCGAAAACCCAAGCCTCAATGAAAACCACGCGCGAATCTATTTCAACATGGGCGACACCCTGAATACCATCAAGTATCTGGAAAATGCCATCTACTATGGAAATGACAATGAAAGGAATTTAGAATTTCTAGAAAGCCTTCAACTCTAATGGGCCATATTTTCCAGCACCTGCTTAATTTCCGTTGCCCGCCCCAAGTTCACTACCTCTCCAATCACAATGATGGCTGGTGAACTGATGCCCGAATCAGCCACTTTCTGACTGATGGTCGCTATGGTGCCAAAAACTGACCGTTCGTCGGGTCGGCTCCCATTCTGTATGATCCCAATCGCCTCCGCTGGCCCTCTGGTGACCCGGAAAATATCAATGATCTGATCCAGTTGCTTCATTCCCATCAGGATGACAATGGTGGCAGAAGACTGAGCGGCGAGATGAACATCCCCGGATAACTCCAGATTGGAAGTGGTGCCGGTAATCACCCAAAAGCTTTCATTGACTCCCCGCTTGGTCAGGGGGATTTCACTCAGGGCAGGCACAGACAGTGCACTGCTGATCCCAGGGATCACTTCCACTGCAATCCCATGCGCCCGGGCATGCTCCAGCTCTTCGTGCCCACGTCCAAACACAAAAGGATCACCCCCCTTCAGCCTCACAACCGTCTCGTAGCGCTTCGCATTATCTACAATCATGTCATTGATATAGATCTGCTGGTACTGATGAATGCCAGGCTTCTTTCCTACGTAAACCAACTCACAGTCCGGACGACAATGCTTCAGTAGTTCCTTATTTACCAGGGCATCATATAGCACCACATCAGCCTCCTGAAGCCCTCTGATGGCTTTCAGGGTGATTAATTCGGGATCTCCGGGCCCTGCTCCTATTAATAATAGCTTTGACATACTTAAATTCTTTTCGTAAAAATACGTAATTTATTTTTTATAAATCAAGTAATATTACGTAGTTTTACGTAAAAATAAATAGCGATTATGAAAAAGGTCATCGTCATCGGTAATGGAATGGTTGGTTATAAGTTTTGCGAAAAGCTACGTGCCAAAGCCGGCCATCAGGAGGTCTCACTCCTTGTTTATGGTGAAGAATCCGTCCCGGCTTACGACAGGGTGCATCTGAGCGAATACTTCACCAACCAGTCCGAAGAAAAACTACTCATGGCTCCGGCAGGGTGGTACGCAGAAAATGACATCAGCCTGAAAACAAGCCAGCTGGTGACGGAAATAGACCGGGATCAAAAAATCGTTCGCACCCACACCGGCGAAACAGAAGCCTATGACTATCTCATCCTGGCCACAGGCTCACGACCTATGGTGCCGCCCATCAAAGGAGTGGACAAAAAAGGGGTGTTTGTCTACCGGACCATCGAGGACCTGGATCAGATCATCGCCTATGCCAAAAATGTAAAACGCGGCGCAGTGCTGGGTGGCGGTCTGTTGGGACTGGAAGCTGCCAAGGCGTTGATGGACCTGAAGCTG
This Marinoscillum sp. 108 DNA region includes the following protein-coding sequences:
- the cobA gene encoding uroporphyrinogen-III C-methyltransferase, with amino-acid sequence MSKLLLIGAGPGDPELITLKAIRGLQEADVVLYDALVNKELLKHCRPDCELVYVGKKPGIHQYQQIYINDMIVDNAKRYETVVRLKGGDPFVFGRGHEELEHARAHGIAVEVIPGISSALSVPALSEIPLTKRGVNESFWVITGTTSNLELSGDVHLAAQSSATIVILMGMKQLDQIIDIFRVTRGPAEAIGIIQNGSRPDERSVFGTIATISQKVADSGISSPAIIVIGEVVNLGRATEIKQVLENMAH